A genome region from Leptospiraceae bacterium includes the following:
- a CDS encoding 1-acyl-sn-glycerol-3-phosphate acyltransferase has product MDNKNFFISHDINYPFLWGMDLSLPVILKSALNIDGVDISDEDKYTLRSLNKERLLYFSNHPSTIEPPVAYYVANVIGSRFYYMASRNVFNWGFGIVGELIKKVGAFSVLSGGADRESVKMAKSILAGERGKLVIYPEGMCSGENDNLVPFMPGIAQIGFWGLEDARKKDPNSDVKVLPAFVKYILTGTEKSLYKEIESSLENIERKLKITPGNKNLLRRFLTVGRILLEDGEREYGISPITDKDYDYRVGAVRHAALNRAAEKLDIKFAPEEDAIHKIREIFTALDGITSGLGKQKINISRRDLELAQKDVDRAYLFLVIKPEYLLAYPSAERFMEWIYRFENLVLGATIPRARRARVVIAKPFGLAEYYDSYKDNKKKTVEDVTVRLRKELEKLLTDCIPLTKPIVTPFDVGDDFKG; this is encoded by the coding sequence ATGGACAATAAAAACTTTTTTATCTCCCACGATATTAATTATCCATTTCTTTGGGGAATGGATTTATCCCTACCCGTGATTCTAAAGTCTGCTTTAAATATTGACGGAGTCGATATTTCGGACGAAGACAAGTATACACTTCGTAGCTTGAATAAGGAAAGACTTCTGTATTTCAGTAATCATCCTTCTACCATCGAACCACCAGTAGCATACTATGTGGCTAACGTCATAGGATCTCGATTTTACTATATGGCATCGCGTAACGTTTTTAACTGGGGATTCGGCATCGTAGGAGAGTTAATAAAAAAAGTAGGAGCTTTTTCCGTATTGTCAGGTGGTGCCGATAGAGAATCCGTTAAAATGGCAAAATCTATTTTGGCAGGAGAACGGGGGAAACTCGTAATTTACCCCGAAGGAATGTGTTCTGGGGAGAATGACAATTTAGTACCATTTATGCCGGGTATTGCACAAATTGGATTTTGGGGACTGGAAGATGCTCGGAAAAAAGATCCGAATTCTGATGTAAAAGTTTTACCTGCCTTTGTGAAATATATTTTAACTGGAACGGAAAAATCTCTGTACAAAGAGATAGAATCTTCTTTAGAAAATATCGAACGCAAACTAAAGATTACCCCCGGAAATAAAAATTTGCTCCGAAGGTTTTTGACGGTAGGTAGAATATTATTAGAAGATGGCGAAAGAGAATACGGGATTTCTCCAATTACGGATAAAGATTACGACTATCGAGTAGGAGCAGTTCGCCATGCCGCTCTCAATCGTGCTGCCGAAAAACTAGATATTAAGTTTGCTCCAGAAGAAGATGCAATTCATAAAATTCGAGAGATATTTACTGCACTTGACGGAATTACCTCTGGACTTGGAAAACAAAAGATTAACATTTCTAGAAGAGATTTGGAATTAGCCCAAAAGGATGTAGATAGAGCTTATCTTTTTCTTGTGATTAAGCCTGAATATCTCCTCGCATATCCGAGTGCAGAGAGGTTTATGGAATGGATTTATCGTTTTGAAAATCTAGTATTAGGGGCGACAATTCCACGGGCGAGGCGTGCACGGGTAGTCATTGCAAAACCATTTGGGCTTGCAGAATACTATGATAGTTACAAAGACAACAAAAAGAAAACAGTTGAGGATGTAACGGTTCGATTAAGAAAGGAACTCGAAAAACTTTTAACAGATTGTATACCTTTGACAAAACCGATTGTAACTCCTTTCGATGTAGGTGATGATTTTAAAGGATAA
- the gspN gene encoding type II secretion system protein GspN has protein sequence MFLFPYEELTRTFITKNAQEKGYVLEFRKLNLSLFSTKSVDHLIYQTSNNLEVRAESIEIDTSIWDLIKKNFKGNVKVTSLNLEMSEFALKASSVNLEDSSLIGFDRDLTNMSISTNLQIFDGTILRSPVIPMIDTLQGVTIKSILLNLKKTLNSNRLNIEKGVFTLSIAKITISGYIELAASMRDSRLDLKVCPKLTEKYSIEREDIASSLQLITKDMPEGCIPVTGTIGSPKVNMPGIQQPPPTSPSILAPVPENSPIPNEN, from the coding sequence ATTTTTTTATTTCCTTATGAGGAATTAACCAGAACTTTTATTACAAAAAATGCACAAGAGAAAGGTTATGTTTTAGAATTTCGTAAACTCAACCTTTCCTTGTTTTCGACAAAATCAGTTGACCATTTAATTTATCAAACTAGCAATAATTTAGAAGTTCGGGCTGAATCAATCGAAATTGACACTAGTATTTGGGACTTAATTAAGAAAAATTTTAAAGGGAATGTCAAAGTTACTTCTCTGAATTTAGAAATGAGTGAGTTTGCATTAAAAGCAAGTTCGGTCAATTTAGAAGATTCTAGTTTAATTGGATTTGATAGGGATTTGACTAATATGAGTATCAGTACAAATTTACAGATTTTTGATGGGACTATTTTACGATCTCCTGTAATTCCAATGATTGATACATTACAAGGTGTAACAATAAAAAGTATCTTACTCAATCTCAAAAAAACTTTGAATAGCAATCGTCTAAATATCGAAAAAGGAGTATTCACTTTATCTATAGCCAAAATCACTATTAGCGGATACATTGAATTAGCTGCTTCTATGAGAGATTCTAGATTAGATTTGAAAGTATGTCCTAAACTTACAGAAAAATACAGTATCGAACGGGAAGATATTGCTTCTAGTCTACAATTAATTACAAAGGATATGCCGGAAGGCTGTATTCCGGTTACTGGAACGATTGGATCTCCAAAAGTAAATATGCCTGGAATCCAACAGCCTCCGCCAACCTCACCATCTATATTAGCACCTGTTCCAGAAAATTCGCCAATCCCGAATGAAAATTAA
- the pilM gene encoding pilus assembly protein PilM, with product MYYTQYLAIDYGTTHIKGILYRQFLGSVTILRHETLQIVSLPEKESDEYEYNIVRFIQSFFPEETSFLINIAMDNLFIRDLVLPSSSEKAIKEILPFEVENVVPFPIENMVVQGCIWWIGNEVSNVVAFSVHHDEVEKTFKPFMKNDIQLSCISTDSYSLSANVNYHQTKSIAEKVVGQLDIGGKLSIFNVNSNGLLSHSRFFSGGGFLITEKIAQLLKIEFNKAEQLKLHFNFSFDFIDEEFKTEFLKLHHITAEQFDKIINIIYESMDGIAEEIIKSIYALAPINRPSIIYLSGGGSSFKDTEKYLTNKIGTTVTHYTFLELEDPSFTTALGIGYHSRMKKTHRVDFLTPEFSKLMRNTIRLDAFKPHLILAGISLFILLTVFIVQMVIDNRKLKAYDTELREKFKQGFGFEVPEDDDVMSVALNKVKEENKKSEIVRLFLNKENILELILDLNQNFPSKDFDFILDQFTLDGNLVSIYGRVNEFQDIGAVQSALEKSQKFKNLKVVNKNLISGVTKLKVRFKIELEILNNSEKNNRKEEDNAQ from the coding sequence ATGTATTATACGCAGTACCTTGCAATTGATTATGGAACCACACATATAAAAGGAATTTTATATAGACAGTTTCTAGGAAGTGTTACAATTTTGCGCCACGAAACTTTGCAGATTGTATCTCTACCTGAAAAAGAATCCGATGAATACGAATACAATATAGTTCGGTTTATTCAAAGTTTTTTTCCTGAAGAGACAAGTTTTTTAATTAATATTGCAATGGATAATTTATTCATTCGAGATTTGGTTTTACCTTCTAGTTCGGAAAAAGCAATTAAAGAAATTCTTCCTTTTGAAGTAGAAAATGTTGTCCCCTTTCCAATTGAGAATATGGTTGTTCAGGGATGTATTTGGTGGATTGGAAATGAAGTATCTAACGTTGTTGCATTCAGTGTTCACCATGATGAAGTTGAAAAAACTTTTAAACCATTTATGAAAAATGATATTCAGTTGAGTTGTATATCGACTGATTCTTATTCCTTGAGTGCCAATGTCAATTACCACCAAACCAAATCGATTGCTGAAAAAGTTGTTGGGCAGTTGGATATCGGTGGTAAACTGAGTATTTTTAATGTTAATAGCAATGGATTATTAAGTCATTCTCGTTTTTTTAGTGGAGGAGGATTTTTAATAACTGAAAAAATTGCCCAACTTCTAAAAATTGAATTCAATAAAGCCGAACAACTAAAATTACATTTTAATTTTAGTTTTGATTTCATTGATGAGGAATTTAAGACTGAGTTCCTAAAACTTCATCATATCACTGCAGAACAATTTGACAAAATTATTAATATTATCTACGAATCAATGGATGGTATTGCTGAAGAAATTATTAAAAGTATATACGCATTAGCCCCTATTAATCGACCTTCCATAATTTATCTTTCCGGAGGTGGTTCTTCTTTTAAAGATACTGAAAAATATCTTACGAACAAAATTGGCACAACAGTAACTCATTATACATTTTTAGAATTGGAAGATCCTTCTTTTACTACAGCACTTGGAATTGGTTACCATAGCAGAATGAAGAAAACACATCGAGTTGATTTTTTAACTCCAGAGTTTTCTAAACTTATGAGAAATACAATTCGATTAGATGCATTTAAACCGCATTTAATCCTCGCTGGAATTTCATTATTTATTTTACTAACAGTATTTATTGTACAAATGGTAATAGACAATCGAAAACTTAAAGCATATGATACTGAGTTACGAGAAAAATTCAAACAAGGATTTGGATTTGAAGTTCCTGAGGACGATGACGTAATGTCCGTAGCTCTTAATAAAGTAAAAGAAGAAAATAAAAAATCTGAAATCGTTCGACTTTTCCTAAATAAAGAAAATATTCTGGAATTGATTTTGGATTTAAATCAGAATTTTCCCTCGAAAGACTTTGATTTTATTTTGGATCAATTTACTCTGGATGGAAACTTAGTTTCTATATACGGAAGAGTGAACGAATTCCAAGATATTGGTGCAGTTCAATCTGCTCTAGAAAAATCACAGAAGTTCAAGAATCTTAAAGTTGTGAATAAAAACTTAATTAGTGGAGTTACAAAATTAAAAGTACGATTCAAAATTGAACTAGAAATTTTAAACAACTCAGAAAAAAATAACCGTAAAGAAGAAGACAATGCTCAATAA